A region of the Stieleria neptunia genome:
TTCAGCCAAGCGGAGACCGTCTTGTCGCTCACAGGGGTGCCGGCCTCGGCCGCCTTCTCAGCCATTTCAGTGGAGGCCAGGTTTGTGTAAACCACGTCGGGCTCATCAGGATCGCCTCCAACACGAACGCTCAATAGTTCGTTCAGATTGTCTTCGAGGTCGGGATCGGTTTCGATCTTTTTTTTCGTCCAGCACCTGGCCGCCGTATCCTACCTTTCGCCGGATCATTGGAGAGTTGATCGAGCTCAGCGATACCTCGTTCGATGGTGCGAGTCGAGCAGCCCAGTAATTGACTGATGTACGGTACACCTCCTCGCCCGAGACGCTGTGCCTCGACAGCCGCGAACCGACGGCGATCCTTTTCGGACAAGGTTGAATAAAAATCGACTGCTCGCTTGGCAGCCAGATCGTCAAGCTGATTTTCGAATACAAACGCCATCCTTGGCACCCTCGCTGGTGGATTGAGACGCGGAAAGTCTACCCCATCCAGCGAAAACCCGCGACACTAATTGTTCCGGCGGTCCTAAGCTGATTGGGCTGGATGTGCAAGCACCAGCGGCAAATGAACTCCGCTGTCGAAAGAGTCAACGGAACTTGAATCGACTCACCACCCGTCGTGTATCCTTCACGTGCCCAGAACGTTACCTCCTGGTCATCGGCCGCGATGATTCGATGGTCGCTGATCGGCCCACCGGTCAGATAACGCGTCAAGTAACGAACCACATGCTCTCCACTACTGCTTTCGGTCGGCGGGGGCTCGATGTAGCTGACCCATTCCTTCGATTCAATCTGATCGATCATCGTGTCCCAGGCTTCATCACAGCGCAGGTACTCAACTGAGCCGTCAAGTTGAAGTTTGCCGTTCTTGCGAAGACGCTGCAGGTGAGCCACCGCGATTTTGCGAAACGACCGCCGGAGATTGATCGCATCGACAAGGTACTTGCGATCGTCGTCGTATCCTGCGGCCGCCGGAGCCTTTGATTCCGTCCAGCTCCCATCGACCAAGCTCGGTCCTGCACCGGGGACCAACGCGTGGACGTGCCAGTGAGCATCCAGCTTCTGGTTCCAGGTGTGAAGGACCATCAAGGCGGCCAGTTCGTATTGCTGTTCGGTTTCGACTGTCTTCTTGAGAGCTTTCCAAGCCGAGTGAAACAGCAACTCGGCGATCTCTTCGCGGTTCGCCAACGCCATCGTCGAGATCACGTCCGGCAACGTGAAGACGACTTGGTAGTAGTCCACACCGTCAAGGATCAGCTTCGAAGCACGATCCGAAAACGTCTGTCGTTTTCCTCCGCTGCATTGCGGGCAGTGACGATCACCACACGAGTTGTGTCGTTTCGTAAGCCGATCACAATCATCACACTGGTACCAACGACCACCAAGTGCAGACGTACGACACAGAGTCGTTTTGGCCAAGACACTTTGGACCGTCATCGTCGCTGCACCGTCGCGGTGCTCGTTGACGTAACGTTCGGCACCGCGACGAAGGAGTTGGTGGACGGTTAGCTTTTCTTGTCTGAATCGTCCTGTTCGCCGTTCTCCTGCGGCGGCGTGTACGTCGGAAGTTGCTTGACCGGCAACCAGTCCAGTGGGCTCGGGACACTGTGCAGGTGCTCCCGGCGGCAATGCAGATAAACCATCGTCGTGATGAAGCTGGCGTGGCCGAGCAGCTTGCTGATCGTCAACAAGTCCACCCCGGCTTCGAGAAGTCCTGTCGCGTAGGAGTGCCTCAGGACATGCGGATAAATCCTGCGTTTGATCCCCGCTTTCACTCCGGCGTCCTTCATCGCTTTGCGAATCGTGGTGTCGGCGTAGGGCTTCCCCGGTTTCTTGCCTGGAAACAGGAAGTCGGTCGGCTTGTACTTGAGCCAGTAGAGCCTGAGCTCTTTCAAGAGTCTCGGTGAGAGTGGCACCAACCGTTCCTTGTTGCCCTTGCCGTTGGCGACTCGGATCATCATCCGCTTGGAGTCGATGTCGTGGATCCTCAAGTTGGCCGCTTCGGAGAATCGAAGCCCTGCGGAGTAGAGCGTCATCAGAAAGGTTCGGTGTTTCAGATTGGCCGTGCATTGAATCAGCTGGTCGACTTCTTGTCGGCCGAGCACGGTAGGCAGCTTCTTGGGCCGTTTGCCGAAGGGCACCATCGTGACCGGCCAGGGCATGGGCTGGGTGTGGCGATAGTAAAACCGTAAAGCACAAACGGCTTGGTTGAACGAACCGTAGGCAAGCTTTCGTTCTTGGATCAAATGGAGCTGGAAGGTTCTAACGTCTTCGCAGGTTGCCTGGCCGAGCGGTTTTTCGATAAAGTCGGCGAATTTGCGAACGTGGTAGGTATAGGCGTCGATGGTTGCTTCGGCCATGTTGCGGATCAACATGTCTTCGGCAAGTCGTTTGGTGAGCTTGCAAGTTCGTTTTTTGTGTGACATCACGGTTGCTTGTCCTTGTTGTGAAACAGAGTTCAAAAGAAGTTCGTGCCGCAGCGTGCGGGGAACACAACAAGGGTGCGTCAACGAGCAAAAAGCGCAAGTTAAAACGTCAGGCAAAGCACCAAGAAAGAGACAGTAAGAACGCCTAGCGCGCACAACTGGCTAACCGAAAAAGCGCCTACAGGCGCGCCGAAAGACAGACACGTTGTGACCCTCACACACTCACCGCACCGACAAAAGAAAACAGTCGCGCCAATGAAGTCGCTGCCGATTAAGTTCAACGTCTACGTTCACCGAGTTAGCGGCGGTAAACGCTGGCGGGTGAGTGGGCTGATTGGCACTTCGTTGCCCCTGATGCTAAGTTCGGTGCAACGTTTGGTTGAACGAGGCCTTCGTTCGGCCCCGATGTCGTGGGACCGGCTCGACCGATGTTTAGGAGTTTACCCGATCGAACGACCCGTCGTGAGGGATTCTAGCAGCTGTCCCCAACGAATGGATCTCATCGGGCGCGCACCTTCGGTACCGTCGGTGGCAATGGCTGTCCCTTGTGAAATTCTCCAGCGGCATCATGCGGCTTGCCCTTGTTTCTCACGCCAAGAATACGCATCAGAGGGAGGATCCCGCCCGGCGGAAAATTCGTGATGCGAGACCAACCGTTTACCACACACCGGACACGTGCAAGCATCAAGAAGCCCGGCCGACTCGCACCATTGTTGCCAAGTCAACTGTTCAAGCGAGTCGGACTCTGGCGGCTCCACGCCGAGCGCGGCACGGGCCTCATCGAGCTGGGAGTATTGGTTGCCGCTGTACAGACCGTAGCCGCGAACCGTCTGAAATCGCCGCGGCGGCACGTGCTCCAGCCAGCGGCCGAGAAACTGATCGATCGGCAACGCGGTCACCCCCTGACGTTTCCCGTCCCCACCGTCCTGCGTTCCAATCCGATAGCGAAACACGACCTTGTCATCTTGAACGTCCAGTAACCGTGACTTGCCGATCGGGCCGCCCTTGATGTACCGAGCCAAATAGGTCGCCACACCGGAGCCATCACGATAGGCGTCAAATATCTTGACGTTCCACGGTTTGCCGCTGAGCTTGGCCAACAGCTTCTGAAAGTCGGATGCGCTCATCGAGTCGGGCAATTGGATCTTGCCTGATTGAACCTTCTGCTGAAGCATCGCCTTGAATTTGCCGCGGAACTTGAGCATCAACACTTTGCGGGGCAGCAAACAATCTTTTTGGGGACGGCGCCACGTCCCATCACCAGCCAGCCCGCCGGCGGTGACGATGCAATGCAAGTGCACGTGCGGCAACAGGGTCTGGTTCCAGGTGTGCAGCGCCGCCAGGATCCCAGGCTTCGCACCGAGGTACTTGGGGTCCTTGAGCAGTTGCTGGAGTGTTTCCTTCGCGGCGTTGAAGAGGGTCTCGGCATAGGCAGCCTTGTTGAACCGCCAGATTCGATTCAGTTCGCTCGGGAGTGTGAAGACGATGTGATGATGCGGGCAGGGCAGCAAGCGTTGCTTACATTTGGCCAGCCACTGCTCTCGGGCCACCCAGGCGCACTGGGGGCAGCACCGATGCCGACAGGAGTTGTAGGCGATGCTGTGGTAGTGACCTTCGGGGCAACTGTTGACGTGCCCACCGAGCGTCCGAGTGCGACAGTGTTGGATGCACCATGCGGCGCGAAGCATCTCCCGCGAGACGTGAAAACGCGAGGCGAAGGAGTCGAAATAGCGTCCGAAAATCTGTTGAAGCGTGATGGCCATCGGCACCTCGCAATCAATGTTTGCAGCTCAACCCGAAGGCCAGTTCAACGTTTAAAATCACCCGGTCGCGACGAGAGATTCTCCAATGTCAAAACGCCCGACTTCGCGACTCGGGTGCATTTTTTGGTTGAACGAGGCCTTCGTTCGGCCCCGATGTCGTGGGACCGGCTCGACCGATGTTTAGGAGTTTACCCGATCGAACGACCCGTCGTGGGGGATTCTCGCAGCTGTCCCCAACGAATGGACCTCATCGGGCGCGCACCTTCGGTACCGTCGGTGGCAATGGCTGTCCCTTGTGAAATTCTCCAGCGGCATCATGCGGCTTGCCCTTGTTTCTCACGCCAAGAATACGCATCAGAGGGAGGATCCCGCCCGGCGGAAAATTCGTGATGCGAGACCAACCGTTTACCACACACCGGACACGTGCAAGCATCAAGCAGCCCGGCCGACTCGCACCATTGTTGCCAAGTCAACTGTTCAAGCGAGTCGGACTCTGGCGGCTCCACGCCGAGCGCGGCACGGGCCTCATCGAGCTGGGAGTATTGGTTGCCGCTGTACAGACCGTAGCCG
Encoded here:
- a CDS encoding tyrosine-type recombinase/integrase; amino-acid sequence: MSHKKRTCKLTKRLAEDMLIRNMAEATIDAYTYHVRKFADFIEKPLGQATCEDVRTFQLHLIQERKLAYGSFNQAVCALRFYYRHTQPMPWPVTMVPFGKRPKKLPTVLGRQEVDQLIQCTANLKHRTFLMTLYSAGLRFSEAANLRIHDIDSKRMMIRVANGKGNKERLVPLSPRLLKELRLYWLKYKPTDFLFPGKKPGKPYADTTIRKAMKDAGVKAGIKRRIYPHVLRHSYATGLLEAGVDLLTISKLLGHASFITTMVYLHCRREHLHSVPSPLDWLPVKQLPTYTPPQENGEQDDSDKKS
- a CDS encoding IS91 family transposase; translated protein: MVAGQATSDVHAAAGERRTGRFRQEKLTVHQLLRRGAERYVNEHRDGAATMTVQSVLAKTTLCRTSALGGRWYQCDDCDRLTKRHNSCGDRHCPQCSGGKRQTFSDRASKLILDGVDYYQVVFTLPDVISTMALANREEIAELLFHSAWKALKKTVETEQQYELAALMVLHTWNQKLDAHWHVHALVPGAGPSLVDGSWTESKAPAAAGYDDDRKYLVDAINLRRSFRKIAVAHLQRLRKNGKLQLDGSVEYLRCDEAWDTMIDQIESKEWVSYIEPPPTESSSGEHVVRYLTRYLTGGPISDHRIIAADDQEVTFWAREGYTTGGESIQVPLTLSTAEFICRWCLHIQPNQLRTAGTISVAGFRWMG
- a CDS encoding IS91 family transposase, with product MAITLQQIFGRYFDSFASRFHVSREMLRAAWCIQHCRTRTLGGHVNSCPEGHYHSIAYNSCRHRCCPQCAWVAREQWLAKCKQRLLPCPHHHIVFTLPSELNRIWRFNKAAYAETLFNAAKETLQQLLKDPKYLGAKPGILAALHTWNQTLLPHVHLHCIVTAGGLAGDGTWRRPQKDCLLPRKVLMLKFRGKFKAMLQQKVQSGKIQLPDSMSASDFQKLLAKLSGKPWNVKIFDAYRDGSGVATYLARYIKGGPIGKSRLLDVQDDKVVFRYRIGTQDGGDGKRQGVTALPIDQFLGRWLEHVPPRRFQTVRGYGLYSGNQYSQLDEARAALGVEPPESDSLEQLTWQQWCESAGLLDACTCPVCGKRLVSHHEFSAGRDPPSDAYSWREKQGQAA